Part of the Panicum virgatum strain AP13 chromosome 4N, P.virgatum_v5, whole genome shotgun sequence genome is shown below.
tggcgggaggcgcggcggggacggagggccggcggcgcgaggggtGGCGCGagccgcggcggggcgggcggcgggtcCGGCGGCCCGAgccggtccggcggcggcggggcgcggcggggagcggggaccagcgccgcccctgtccagatccagttttttttttttgcatacaaatttttttggatgtattttttttgtttcttccatttgataaatttctctctgtcaaaatttttcttgtaaatttttttatctcaccaatttgtttcttgaaattttttgtaCCCACACAATTTTTTactttgaaaaattatttgactcataaaaaaatgtctgaattttttttcctcaaaaaacgacaatttttttttctaaaaacagaaaaaaaatgctgtcgggaaatcgaccgtacgggagcctcccgtacggttgaccgtaaattAGCGGTGCCCTAATTAAAGCCATCAGTAGTTGTTGGATGATCCCTTAATTTCCATGTGCCTTGCAAAATATTTCGGTTCAGGTACATCGAAAATTGATATTTTGGTTTCAGAATAAAATCTGAGATTAACCATTATCAGTGACTAGTAAATAATGTTGATATGTGACCCAGGATCACTGTTAACATTATTAAAGGACATTGCCGTGTACTACAGCTGTGGAGATCAGATATTTTGGATTCCCCACATTCAAACCTAAGATGAACCGGCTCTATTTGGTTTTGTAGCGCAAGTTACTATTTTCAACTTTGACAATTAATtagtggtattaaataaaggaAGTTTAcgaaactaactccacaacccttgcgctacttcgcgagatgaatctaacgagTCTTTTAATCGTAGGATTAGAGGATTGTTACTATAACATTATTGTAGCCAATCATTATGAAACTTGGCTTATTAgtttcgtctcgaaaaattatactcatctatgaaaaattttgcaaaaattttatttagtactccacaCATTAAAAATTTGTCCGCGCTAAGGGCGGATGAACCAGCGAATGCTCGGATCCGACCGTCTGGACAGAGGGAAAATATAGAACGTGGGCTCCACACTACCCCCTCCACCACTCTCATCCACTCATTCCCGTCATCTCTCTCCACTTGTTCATTCTCATTCatgccccgtttagttcccaatttttttttctacagccgtcacatcgaatcttcggacacatgcatgtagCATTAAatgaagttaaaaaaaataattagttacacagtttaactgtaaatgacgagatgaatcttttaagtctaattagtctatgattggacattaattgctaaataacaacgaaagtgctacagcacccaaaccaaaaattttcaccaactaaacacagcctcacaAAAATCTCTCTCCCTGCCTCCCTCGTGCGCTGGAGCTCCAGGGGTGCCCACCGTCCACTGTGCAAGCTTGACCCCCGGGTGCGCCCTGCGCCGGCTACGGCTCCTGGCGGGATGAAGGTGAgccgcgccggccaccgctcCCCCGCGGCTTCCCCCGCACCGGACGCCAGAGGAGCTCTGGGCAGCGGCCATGGCAGGTAGCAGGCGAGGCGCACGTGGTGGGAGGCTAGGCTGGCACTCCCCCGCgccaccccccctcccccccccccccccccccccgcccccggtCGCTGCTCCCCTGCCATGGGTGACTTCTGCTGGTCCCCGGAGGAGCtccgggcggcggccatggccggcaGCTTCGGGAAGGTTGTAGAGGAGCTAAGGCTGTAGTAGGGGAGCATTAAGTGATCATGTTGCAATAGATATCTTATAATATTGCAATAGACATTTTGAGATGTTGCAATGTGTACCTCATGGTGTTGCAGTAGAGATTTTTTGGATGTTGCAAGTGCAACATTTTGATATTTCATCGGTTGATTTCTCATGTTGCAATCGGTCATGTTGCATGCAACGTTAGCCAATATTGCAGCGGAATTTTTTGTTTTACTCTGGTGGTACCATCCGACCCTAGTGCCCACGTTGCTACCAGCTCCGAAATTTAATTTCTTGCTACTAAGCtttaacaacaacaacaacataacaAATATGTAATATCAGAACATGTTCGTTCAGTTTTCTAAACCATAACCCAGTACAGAAGAATCATTTACATCAATAAGTGGCAACACATACACCTTTGTAATACTACTAATTACTAGAGATCCCTTATCTGAACTTTAAATCTACACTTGAATTTCATCTATGCCAGATCTGGAAATTATCCTGGACAGCATTGGGATTTTGTCGCTGCTCAAGAAGTATCATGGGTCCTGTATTGGGGGCGTGGGAGCATGACGGGATCCTTCACCTGGACCAACAGGTGCTGCAACACCATTGGAGCAGCTAATTAATTAATCAAATtcataagaaaaataaaataatatacaGTTTGGAGTAGAATATATAGTGAAGATCTCAAATTTCCACGCTAACTAATAATCAGTAAAAAACTCAAAATAAAATAGCTGCTTGTTGGCTCCTGCCGCCTAAAATTTGCATGCTAACTCAAGAGAGTTGCATGATGTCTGAATGATTGAAACACTAAGACACCATAAGAATCTGCGAGGAAAGTAATAGGCGTCAGCCGGCCCACTAGTTACTTGATTCCATCCTTACCTTCTTGCGGATCACATGGACAATCGCCAGGAGGTGGGTATGCTGGTGGCTCAACGGCAGGAGCAGCCTGAGGATCGCAGCCTGCGGGCTTCTTGgctggagcagcaggaggatcaCATCCTGGCAGCAGGACCAAGAAGAGTATCATAGCATTCGTGAGACTCGATTTCATGCATGGTACTGGAAGACTGCAGCCATGAGAGGCAAGTAGCTAGCCTACCTTTTGGCGCATGTGAACAATCGCCTTTGGTGGAGGAGGCTGCCGGAGGCTTAGCGGTCGTCACGGCCGGAGGATCGCCGGCGCAAGTGGCCAACAGAACAGTCGGGGAGGTGGGGTAGCTGTTAACAAGTGCCATTTTGAAGGGGCGCGAAACCCCGCCGTGGCTTAACCTCTTGAAGAGAACAAGCGCCATTCTTTAACACAGTGCAAGCGGAAAGGTGTTCTACAGCATTGGGTCCAGACCGCTGGTTGCCTGCAAGGGGTATTTATGCATTTGGATGCCAATATCTCAAGGTTCATGACCGGGTCCGGTCGACGGCCGGAAAGCCAGCAGGCAACCTGCTCCGGCGACTCGAACTTTCCTGAGAGGTGCATGCGTTCATATCAATCTCATGTGGAGTGTGACTTCGGAACGGACGTACGGTCCAAGTCAGATTGCAGCTCCCAACGTATGCAGAGGAAGGCTGGTGCAGTCTCTGTCTGAAAGTCTAGACCCAGTATCAAAAACCCATAGTCCATCATCGAACCAACTCACAGGTTCAGAATAACGAACTGCAGTTTACAATTGTTCGCTTGTTTTGTGAAAATTTTAGCAGTGCCTAAATTATTTCACATAGATCTCATTCTTGTCGATCTCTGT
Proteins encoded:
- the LOC120668489 gene encoding proline-rich receptor-like protein kinase PERK8; translation: MALVLFKRLSHGGVSRPFKMALVNSYPTSPTVLLATCAGDPPAVTTAKPPAASSTKGDCSHAPKGCDPPAAPAKKPAGCDPQAAPAVEPPAYPPPGDCPCDPQEAPVGPGEGSRHAPTPPIQDP